One stretch of Armigeres subalbatus isolate Guangzhou_Male chromosome 2, GZ_Asu_2, whole genome shotgun sequence DNA includes these proteins:
- the LOC134210952 gene encoding tubulin alpha-8 chain-like, whose amino-acid sequence MREVLSINIGQAGCQIGDACWQLFTLEHGIQADGTVSEKVPIDENMAAFFHNTDSGRVVPRNIFIDLEESVISELKNGPYKYLYHPQYMIAGKEDAANNYARGHYTVGKQIIEQVCASIQKLAEQCDGLQGFLVFHSFGGGTGSGFTSLLMQRLASEFGKKCKLEFAVYPSPRISTAVVEPYNTVISTSTTMPNSDCCFIMDNEATYDICSKNLQIGRPDYIHLNTLVAQVVSSATASLRFKGTMNVDLNEFQTNLVPYPRIHYPLVSYAPLLSASKAQHEYSSVSEITNACFEPSNMMVKCDPRHGKYMACCMLYRGDVVPKDINSSIAAIKSKRHITFVDWCPTGFKIGINQQAPSVLPGGDLAKPKRAVCMLSNSTAMSEAWARVNQQFDLMYRKRAFVHWYVGEGMEEGEFSEAREDLAILEQDYEEVAGDTQDPDEGGSDYEF is encoded by the exons ATG CGTGAAGTACTATCAATCAACATCGGACAGGCGGGATGCCAGATTGGGGATGCGTGTTGGCAGCTTTTCACCTTGGAACATGGAATCCAGGCGGATGGAACTGTTAGCGAGAAGGTACCGATCGACGAGAATATGGCTGCATTTTTTCACAATACGGATTCCGGCAGGGTGGTACCCCGCAACATCTTTATCGATCTGGAGGAATCTGTCATATCCGAGCTGAAAAATGGGCCTTATAAGTACCTGTACCACCCTCAGTATATGATCGCTGGCAAAGAGGATGCTGCCAACAACTACGCCAGAGGTCATTACACAGTTGGAAAGCAAATTATAGAGCAAGTATGTGCGTCCATCCAGAAACTGGCTGAACAATGTGATGGACTGCAAGGTTTTCTAGTGTTCCATTCTTTCGGGGGCGGAACTGGTTCGGGGTTCACCTCATTATTGATGCAAAGATTGGCTTCAGAGTTTGGAAAGAAATGTAAGTTGGAGTTCGCGGTGTACCCATCGCCAAGGATTTCAACCGCTGTTGTGGAACCGTACAATACTGTGATATCAACAAGCACTACGATGCCAAATTCGGACTGCTGCTTCATCATGGACAACGAGGCAACCTACGATATTTGTTCAAAGAATTTGCAAATTGGAAGACCGGACTACATCCACCTGAACACGCTGGTAGCCCAGGTTGTATCCTCGGCCACTGCTTCACTGCGATTCAAAGGCACGATGAACGTCGATCTGAACGAGTTTCAGACTAACCTGGTGCCATATCCGAGAATTCACTATCCACTGGTGTCATACGCTCCCCTGCTCTCTGCTTCGAAAGCCCAACACGAGTATTCATCGGTTTCCGAAATCACCAACGCTTGTTTTGAGCCGTCCAATATGATGGTGAAATGTGATCCCCGCCACGGAAAGTATATGGCCTGTTGTATGCTGTATCGTGGAGATGTTGTCCCGAAGGACATCAATAGTTCCATAGCGGCCATCAAAAGCAAGCGGCACATCACTTTCGTCGATTGGTGTCCGACCGGGTTCAAGATAGGTATCAATCAACAGGCACCGAGTGTGCTACCGGGGGGAGATTTGGCGAAACCAAAGCGAGCAGTTTGCATGCTTTCGAACTCGACCGCCATGTCCGAGGCCTGGGCTCGTGTAAATCAGCAGTTCGATTTGATGTACCGGAAACGTGCTTTCGTGCATTGGTACGTTGGAGAGGGCATGGAGGAGGGTGAATTTAGCGAAGCGCGAGAAGATCTTGCCATTCTTGAGCAGGACTATGAAGAAGTCGCGGGCGATACGCAAGATCCGGACGAGGGAGGTTCGGATTATGAATTTTGA
- the LOC134210959 gene encoding UPF0046 protein C25E10.12 produces the protein MKIDIHPLTEDPTLAWKEISKNQRVIKINTKAPGSEVPSNKVRVVCMSDTHSLTHHIKFDIPEGDVFIHAGDFTRCGKLDEVVDFNNWLEKLPHKHKLVIAGNHELSFDHTFTHPFQNASACCKKTGSTLLDEIPTLGNSKESLAEAVKTENIRQYLSNCVYLQDECIDLYGLKIYGTPWQPEFCKWAFNVKRGQDCLEKWEKIPENVDILITHTPPVGHGDLCCSGVRAGCVELLTTVQQRVKPKYHVFGHVHEGYGITSDGKIIFINASTCDINYLPNNQPIVFDVTLPKGRTKDD, from the exons ATGAAAATCGATATCCATCCTCTGACCGAGGATCCCACGCTGGCATGGAAAGAAATATCAAAAAATCAGCGCGTGATAAAAATCAACACCAAGGCGCCCGGATCCGAGGTTCCAAGCAACAAGGTGCGGGTGGTTTGCATGTCTGACACCCATTCGCTGACCCATCACATCAAGTTCGATATTCCCGAGGGAGATGTTTTTATCCATGCCGGAGACTTCACCCGGTGCGGCAAGTTGGACGAGGTTGTCGATTTCAACAATTGGTTGG AAAAGCTACCCCACAAGCATAAACTGGTCATAGCTGGAAATCATGAGCTAAGTTTCGACCACACGTTTACCCATCCATTCCAGAATGCAAGCGCATGCTGCAAGAAGACCGGTAGCACTCTGCTAGACGAAATTCCAACGCTGGGAAACTCTAAGGAAAGCCTTGCGGAAGCGGTCAAAACGGAAAACATACGACAATACCTCAGCAATTGCGTGTACCTGCAGGACGAATGCATTGACCTGTACGGGTTGAAGATCTACGGTACCCCATGGCAGCCGGAGTTCTGCAAGTGGGCCTTCAACGTTAAACGCGGCCAAGACTGCCTAGAAAAATGGGAGAAAATTCCGGAAAACGTTGATATTCTAATCACGCACACACCACCGGTCGGGCATGGAGATTTGTGCTGCTCTGGCGTTCGAGCCGGATGTGTGGAACTGCTCACGACGGTGCAGCAACGAGTCAAACCCAAGTACCACGTGTTTGGACACGTGCACGAAGGCTACGGTATCACCTCCGACGGTAAGatcatttttatcaatgcctCCACCTGCGACATCAACTATCTGCCGAACAACCAGCCGATCGTGTTCGATGTAACTTTGCCGAAAGGGCGCACAAAAGATGATTAA
- the LOC134210953 gene encoding tubulin alpha-8 chain-like, with product MREVISIHIGQAGCQIGNECWPLFALEHGVQADGKTGPQVKVDESMNTFFNDTRSGRVVPRNIFVDLEESVVDEIKTGPYRDLYHPLYMICGKEDAANNYARGHYTVGRQNMEPISNAVQKLVEQCEGLQGFLIFRSFGGGTGSGLTSLLMSQLSMDYGKKCKLEFAVYPAPMISTSVVEPYNTVLTTHTTMESSDCCFMMDNEATYDICSKNLQIGRPDYRHLNALVAQIVSSVTASLRFKGTMNVDLNEFQTNLVPYPRVHFPLVSYAPLLSASKAQHELSSVAEITNAAFSPQNMMVKCDPRTGKYMACCLLYRGDVVPNDINNAITTIKNRRNIMFVDWCPTGFKIGVNQQSPTILPGGDLAKPKRAVCLLSNSTAIAGAWERMNYKFDLMYRKRAFVHWYVGEGMEEGEFSEAREDLAALEKDYEEVGCNNVDEDDEFGDDEY from the exons ATG AGAGAAGTCATATCGATTCACATTGGACAGGCCGGTTGCCAGATCGGGAACGAATGTTGGCCATTGTTTGCTCTCGAGCATGGCGTCCAGGCTGACGGTAAAACAGGCCCACAGGTCAAGGTAGACGAAAGCATGAACACGTTTTTCAACGACACCAGATCAGGACGAGTCGTACCGCGCAATATTTTCGTAGATCTGGAAGAATCCGTGGTGGATGAAATCAAAACGGGTCCTTATCGGGATTTGTACCACCCTTTGTACATGATCTGTGGCAAGGAGGATGCTGCCAACAATTACGCCCGAGGACACTACACTGTCGGCCGTCAGAACATGGAACCAATCTCGAATGCAGTGCAGAAGCTTGTGGAACAGTGTGAGGGATTGCAGGGATTTCTTATTTTTCGTTCTTTCGGAGGAGGTACCGGATCGGGACTGACCTCTCTGTTGATGAGTCAACTTTCAATGGACTATGGCAAGAAATGCAAACTAGAATTTGCTGTGTATCCGGCTCCAATGATCTCAACATCCGTTGTAGAGCCTTACAATACTGTTCTGACTACACATACAACCATGGAATCCTCCGACTGTTGCTTCATGATGGACAACGAGGCAACCTATGATATTTGTTCTAAAAATCTACAAATCGGAAGGCCTGATTACCGGCACTTGAACGCGTTAGTGGCCCAGATTGTATCTTCCGTGACGGCATCGCTGCGATTCAAAGGAACCATGAATGTGGACCTCAACGAGTTTCAAACTAATTTGGTTCCTTATCCAAGAGTGCATTTCCCGCTCGTGTCTTATGCCCCTCTGCTGTCAGCATCCAAAGCCCAGCATGAGTTATCGTCTGTGGCAGAGATTACCAACGCTGCTTTCAGTCCCCAGAACATGATGGTGAAGTGTGATCCTCGAACTGGCAAATATATGGCATGTTGCCTGCTTTATCGGGGAGATGTCGTTCCAAACGATATCAACAACGCAATCACCACCATAAAGAACCGACGAAACATAATGTTCGTTGATTGGTGTCCAACGGGTTTTAAAATTGGAGTGAATCAACAAAGCCCGACCATCTTACCTGGGGGTGATCTCGCAAAGCCCAAGAGGGCGGTCTGTCTTTTGTCCAACTCGACAGCCATTGCCGGAGCGTGGGAACGTATGAATTACAAGTTTGATCTCATGTACCGGAAGCGCGCCTTCGTCCATTGGTATGTGGGCGAGGGCATGGAGGAAGGAGAGTTCAGCGAAGCACGAGAAGATTTGGCTGCACTAGAGAAGGACTACGAGGAGGTTGGTTGCAACAATGTCGACGAGGATGATGAATTTGGTGATGATGAGTATTGA